In one window of Miscanthus floridulus cultivar M001 chromosome 12, ASM1932011v1, whole genome shotgun sequence DNA:
- the LOC136496663 gene encoding uncharacterized protein isoform X2, with the protein MKGGRLHRPEPPQTHPAMPPAAAAPIPAPNPADDWVDGSWTVDCSCGVTFDDGEEMVSCDECSVWVHTRCARYVRGVHTSFSCHKCRRSKRAPSSADEAEVAELLAELPTHRPPPLYRCWAEVPLPARVHVHGLPGGGDGALFRGAPSFSAALWRCTGYVPKRFGFRYCEFPSWADDNDGADALFALAREKPREMADDALIDIEPKKEKHYVRSLSCRGKKLDSDQQAMPPLTKAKRREPDSWKDGCQQSEGCGIQDSIHDDGHTETNMASSDLLTAQTKKKMEESLEPSGEKKSCEQVLEALSKDGKKVPKKLEVSSGVQTTSSMVEQEVHSGFIGVEVTMYKQQPEGDHTMGSRSGITSSGPIKVQDMQGVQKQPNQTSNLQVVAGVPDLLIGQSKPQTIKTEPSFQENKTAHSVELVSDDHESNKQGLGEAAVFSIVQKDSSKSTYGSECHEHPQSETQNPRHTVAENPNSTLGSAKVCTSFSGSISIPPELSHSLASKEPSSGNSDCSKKEELVSPTVSKHDSVKFSEDSSQEVTRYSEKVQLKGSPPSAPKSSQASRIHVSTVKNRLPVPKEQSQKIALTGGTSARSFHGEVPSLQSRNKAVASSSSQKKDKIHQRIINVTQDSSNNSASTELRASDSAAPLSDEQLALLLHQQLNSSPRVPRVPRCHQAAGAQMLHPTGASVFSKRYSSHGGRDHAAVIKKRNRDDSLKDSEDTKRTEKRHRVSSTEHAPVKDSCRSAENIASEQKNRGICSTGANTGLAKDDLMDTIVSHNLPGLIDEIISKDRNITYGELCDAIHQHFRDSRKSNGGDSVYRSYVDAINDCLRKRREWAHLVDQASKMNSNKRQKGENNSLLADVLEAENMRTGPERDSDGSADLHRDDQPRGKWKGRKRRRLELKGRRVRDTRKRSSIDSSSEDAAATLSDSSSDRNNNPMDDKNKEDNSVAPEIGGYIDAKGADSSS; encoded by the exons ATGAAGGGCGGCCGCCTGCACCGCCCGGAGCCGCCGCAGACCCATCCCGCcatgccgccggcggcggcggcccccaTCCCCGCCCCTAACCCCGCCGATGACTGGGTGGACGGCTCGTGGACGGTGGATTGCTCCTGCGGCGTCACGTTCGACGACGGCGAGGAGATGGTCAGCTGCGACGAGTGCAGCGTGTGGGTGCACACGCGGTGCGCGCGCTACGTCCGCGGCGTCCACACCTCCTTCTCCTGCCACAAATGCCGGAGGTCCAAGCGCGCCCCTTCCTCCGCCGACGAGGCCGAAGTTGCCGAGCTCCTCGCCGAGCTGCCCACCCACCGCCCGCCCCCGCTGTACCGCTGCTGGGCCGAGGTCCCGCTCCCCGCCCGCGTCCACGTCCACGGGCTTCCCGGCGGGGGCGACGGCGCTCTGTTCCGCGGCGCCCCGTCCTTTTCCGCCGCCCTGTGGCGCTGCACGGGCTACGTCCCCAAGAGATTTGGCTTCCGCTACTGCGAGTTCCCGTCCTGGGCCGACGATAATGATGGGGCTGATGCTCTTTTTGCGCTGGCCAGAGAGAAGCCCAGGGAGATGGCGGATGATGCTTTGATAGACATTGAACCGAAGAAGGAGAAGCATTACGTCCGAAGCCTGAGTTGTCGTGGCAAGAAACTTGATAGCGATCAGCAAGCAATGCCTCCTCTAACCAAGGCTAAGAGGAGAG AGCCTGATAGTTGGAAGGATGGGTGTCAGCAGAGTGAGGGCTGTGGGATACAGGATTCCATTCATGATGATGGTCACACTGAAACTAATATGGCCAGTTCTGATTTGCTAACTGCTCAAACCAAGAAGAAGATGGAGGAATCCTTGGAGCCAAGTGGGGAGAAGAAAAGCTGTGAGCAAGTTCTTGAGGCTCTGAGCAAGGATGGCAAAAAGGTGCCCAAGAAGTTGGAGGTCTCATCTGGAGTTCAAACTACATCATCTATGGTGGAACAAGAAGTGCACTCAGGGTTTATTGGAGTAGAG GTTACAATGTATAAGCAACAGCCAGAAGGGGATCACACTATGGGCTCAAGGTCTGGCATAACAAGTTCAG GTCCTATCAAAGTGCAAGACATGCAGGGCGTTCAAAAGCAACCAAATCAAACTTCAAATCTGCAGGTTGTTGCTGGTGTACCAGATTTACTTATTGGTCAGTCAAAACCACAGACTATTAAAACTGAGCCTAGTTTTCAGGAAAACAAGACAGCTCACTCTGTCGAGTTAGTGAGTGATGaccatgaaagcaataagcaaggTCTAGGGGAAGCTGCAGTTTTTTCAATCGTCCAAAAAGATTCATCCAAATCAACATATGGTTCAGAATGCCATGAACATCCGCAATCTGAAACACAAAATCCGAGGCACACAGTTGCTGAGAATCCTAACTCAACTTTGGGTTCTGCAAAAGTTTGTACATCCTTTTCTGGTTCTATCTCTATACCACCTGAGTTATCACACTCTTTGGCGTCTAAAGAACCGTCATCAGGGAATAGTGATTGTTCAAAGAAAGAGGAGTTGGTCTCACCAACTGTCAGCAAACATGATTCCGTGAAATTTTCTGAAGATAGTTCCCAGGAAGTGACAAGGTACTCTGAGAAAGTTCAACTAAAAGGCTCACCGCCTTCTGCTCCAAAATCATCTCAAGCTAGTAGAATACATGTGTCTACAGTCAAAAATAGATTACCCGTGCCAAAGGAGCAATCACAGAAGATAGCCCTCACTGGAGGCACCTCAGCAAGATCATTCCATGGAGAAGTGCCATCACTTCAGTCTCGTAATAAGGCAGTAGCTTCTAGTTCTTCCCAGAAAAAGGACAAGATCCACCAGCGCATCATTAATGTCACACAAGATAGTTCCAATAATTCAGCATCAACTGAGCTGCGTGCATCTGATTCGGCTGCCCCATTGAGCGATGAACAG CTTGCATTATTGTTGCATCAACAATTGAACAGCTCCCCCAGAGTACCGAGGGTGCCACGTTGCCATCAAGCAGCTGGTGCACAGATGCTTCATCCAACTGGAGCTTCTGTTTTTTCTAAGCGGTATTCATCACATGGAGGAAGGGATCATGCAGCG GTTATAAAAAAGAGAAATAGAGATGATTCATTAAAAGATAGCGAGGACACCAAGAGGACAGAAAAAAGACATAGAGTTTCTAGCACAGAGCATGCTCCTGTGAAAGACTCATGCAGATCAGCTGAAAATATAGCATCAGAACAGAAAAATCGTGGCATATGTTCAACTGGTGCCAACACTGGTTTAGCAAAGGATGATTTGATGGATACTATTGTTTCACACAATTTACCTG GATTGATTGATGAAATTATCAGTAAAGACAGGAATATAACATATGGGGAACTCTGTGACGCTATCCATCAG CATTTCAGGGATTCAAGGAAATCCAATGGGGGAGATTCTGTGTATCGCAGCTATGTGGATGCCATCAACGACTGTCTAAGGAAGAGGAGGGAATGGGCTCACCTTGTTGACCAAGCTTCAAAG ATGAATTCAAATAAGCGGCAAAAAGGGGAAAATAACTCATTGTTGGCTGACGTACTGGAAGCAGAGAACATGAGAACCGGACCTGAAAGGGATTCAGACGGGAGTGCTGATTTGCATCGGGATGACCAGCCTAGGGGCAAATGGAAGGGTCGGAAACGCAGGCGACTTGAGCTCAAAGGTAGGAGAGTCAGGGATACAAGGAAGAGATCCAGCATTGATTCTTCCTCAGAAGATGCTGCTGCCACCTTGTCTGATTCCAGTAGTGACAGAAATAATAACCCCATGGATGACAAAAACAAAGAAGATAATTCTGTTGCCCCAGAAATTGGTGGTTACATAGACGCTAAGGGTGCAGATTCAAGTTCATAG
- the LOC136496663 gene encoding uncharacterized protein isoform X3 yields MKGGRLHRPEPPQTHPAMPPAAAAPIPAPNPADDWVDGSWTVDCSCGVTFDDGEEMVSCDECSVWVHTRCARYVRGVHTSFSCHKCRRSKRAPSSADEAEVAELLAELPTHRPPPLYRCWAEVPLPARVHVHGLPGGGDGALFRGAPSFSAALWRCTGYVPKRFGFRYCEFPSWADDNDGADALFALAREKPREMADDALIDIEPKKEKHYVRSLSCRGKKLDSDQQAMPPLTKAKRREPDSWKDGCQQSEGCGIQDSIHDDGHTETNMASSDLLTAQTKKKMEESLEPSGEKKSCEQVLEALSKDGKKVPKKLEVSSGVQTTSSMVEQEVHSGFIGVEVTMYKQQPEGDHTMGSRSGITSSVIRTGDGKPSNGNMIIHAGPIKVQDMQGVQKQPNQTSNLQENKTAHSVELVSDDHESNKQGLGEAAVFSIVQKDSSKSTYGSECHEHPQSETQNPRHTVAENPNSTLGSAKVCTSFSGSISIPPELSHSLASKEPSSGNSDCSKKEELVSPTVSKHDSVKFSEDSSQEVTRYSEKVQLKGSPPSAPKSSQASRIHVSTVKNRLPVPKEQSQKIALTGGTSARSFHGEVPSLQSRNKAVASSSSQKKDKIHQRIINVTQDSSNNSASTELRASDSAAPLSDEQLALLLHQQLNSSPRVPRVPRCHQAAGAQMLHPTGASVFSKRYSSHGGRDHAAVIKKRNRDDSLKDSEDTKRTEKRHRVSSTEHAPVKDSCRSAENIASEQKNRGICSTGANTGLAKDDLMDTIVSHNLPGLIDEIISKDRNITYGELCDAIHQHFRDSRKSNGGDSVYRSYVDAINDCLRKRREWAHLVDQASKMNSNKRQKGENNSLLADVLEAENMRTGPERDSDGSADLHRDDQPRGKWKGRKRRRLELKGRRVRDTRKRSSIDSSSEDAAATLSDSSSDRNNNPMDDKNKEDNSVAPEIGGYIDAKGADSSS; encoded by the exons ATGAAGGGCGGCCGCCTGCACCGCCCGGAGCCGCCGCAGACCCATCCCGCcatgccgccggcggcggcggcccccaTCCCCGCCCCTAACCCCGCCGATGACTGGGTGGACGGCTCGTGGACGGTGGATTGCTCCTGCGGCGTCACGTTCGACGACGGCGAGGAGATGGTCAGCTGCGACGAGTGCAGCGTGTGGGTGCACACGCGGTGCGCGCGCTACGTCCGCGGCGTCCACACCTCCTTCTCCTGCCACAAATGCCGGAGGTCCAAGCGCGCCCCTTCCTCCGCCGACGAGGCCGAAGTTGCCGAGCTCCTCGCCGAGCTGCCCACCCACCGCCCGCCCCCGCTGTACCGCTGCTGGGCCGAGGTCCCGCTCCCCGCCCGCGTCCACGTCCACGGGCTTCCCGGCGGGGGCGACGGCGCTCTGTTCCGCGGCGCCCCGTCCTTTTCCGCCGCCCTGTGGCGCTGCACGGGCTACGTCCCCAAGAGATTTGGCTTCCGCTACTGCGAGTTCCCGTCCTGGGCCGACGATAATGATGGGGCTGATGCTCTTTTTGCGCTGGCCAGAGAGAAGCCCAGGGAGATGGCGGATGATGCTTTGATAGACATTGAACCGAAGAAGGAGAAGCATTACGTCCGAAGCCTGAGTTGTCGTGGCAAGAAACTTGATAGCGATCAGCAAGCAATGCCTCCTCTAACCAAGGCTAAGAGGAGAG AGCCTGATAGTTGGAAGGATGGGTGTCAGCAGAGTGAGGGCTGTGGGATACAGGATTCCATTCATGATGATGGTCACACTGAAACTAATATGGCCAGTTCTGATTTGCTAACTGCTCAAACCAAGAAGAAGATGGAGGAATCCTTGGAGCCAAGTGGGGAGAAGAAAAGCTGTGAGCAAGTTCTTGAGGCTCTGAGCAAGGATGGCAAAAAGGTGCCCAAGAAGTTGGAGGTCTCATCTGGAGTTCAAACTACATCATCTATGGTGGAACAAGAAGTGCACTCAGGGTTTATTGGAGTAGAG GTTACAATGTATAAGCAACAGCCAGAAGGGGATCACACTATGGGCTCAAGGTCTGGCATAACAAGTTCAG TTATCAGAACAGGTGATGGCAAACCATCTAATGGAAATATGATAATCCATGCAGGTCCTATCAAAGTGCAAGACATGCAGGGCGTTCAAAAGCAACCAAATCAAACTTCAAATCTGCAG GAAAACAAGACAGCTCACTCTGTCGAGTTAGTGAGTGATGaccatgaaagcaataagcaaggTCTAGGGGAAGCTGCAGTTTTTTCAATCGTCCAAAAAGATTCATCCAAATCAACATATGGTTCAGAATGCCATGAACATCCGCAATCTGAAACACAAAATCCGAGGCACACAGTTGCTGAGAATCCTAACTCAACTTTGGGTTCTGCAAAAGTTTGTACATCCTTTTCTGGTTCTATCTCTATACCACCTGAGTTATCACACTCTTTGGCGTCTAAAGAACCGTCATCAGGGAATAGTGATTGTTCAAAGAAAGAGGAGTTGGTCTCACCAACTGTCAGCAAACATGATTCCGTGAAATTTTCTGAAGATAGTTCCCAGGAAGTGACAAGGTACTCTGAGAAAGTTCAACTAAAAGGCTCACCGCCTTCTGCTCCAAAATCATCTCAAGCTAGTAGAATACATGTGTCTACAGTCAAAAATAGATTACCCGTGCCAAAGGAGCAATCACAGAAGATAGCCCTCACTGGAGGCACCTCAGCAAGATCATTCCATGGAGAAGTGCCATCACTTCAGTCTCGTAATAAGGCAGTAGCTTCTAGTTCTTCCCAGAAAAAGGACAAGATCCACCAGCGCATCATTAATGTCACACAAGATAGTTCCAATAATTCAGCATCAACTGAGCTGCGTGCATCTGATTCGGCTGCCCCATTGAGCGATGAACAG CTTGCATTATTGTTGCATCAACAATTGAACAGCTCCCCCAGAGTACCGAGGGTGCCACGTTGCCATCAAGCAGCTGGTGCACAGATGCTTCATCCAACTGGAGCTTCTGTTTTTTCTAAGCGGTATTCATCACATGGAGGAAGGGATCATGCAGCG GTTATAAAAAAGAGAAATAGAGATGATTCATTAAAAGATAGCGAGGACACCAAGAGGACAGAAAAAAGACATAGAGTTTCTAGCACAGAGCATGCTCCTGTGAAAGACTCATGCAGATCAGCTGAAAATATAGCATCAGAACAGAAAAATCGTGGCATATGTTCAACTGGTGCCAACACTGGTTTAGCAAAGGATGATTTGATGGATACTATTGTTTCACACAATTTACCTG GATTGATTGATGAAATTATCAGTAAAGACAGGAATATAACATATGGGGAACTCTGTGACGCTATCCATCAG CATTTCAGGGATTCAAGGAAATCCAATGGGGGAGATTCTGTGTATCGCAGCTATGTGGATGCCATCAACGACTGTCTAAGGAAGAGGAGGGAATGGGCTCACCTTGTTGACCAAGCTTCAAAG ATGAATTCAAATAAGCGGCAAAAAGGGGAAAATAACTCATTGTTGGCTGACGTACTGGAAGCAGAGAACATGAGAACCGGACCTGAAAGGGATTCAGACGGGAGTGCTGATTTGCATCGGGATGACCAGCCTAGGGGCAAATGGAAGGGTCGGAAACGCAGGCGACTTGAGCTCAAAGGTAGGAGAGTCAGGGATACAAGGAAGAGATCCAGCATTGATTCTTCCTCAGAAGATGCTGCTGCCACCTTGTCTGATTCCAGTAGTGACAGAAATAATAACCCCATGGATGACAAAAACAAAGAAGATAATTCTGTTGCCCCAGAAATTGGTGGTTACATAGACGCTAAGGGTGCAGATTCAAGTTCATAG
- the LOC136496663 gene encoding uncharacterized protein isoform X1: MKGGRLHRPEPPQTHPAMPPAAAAPIPAPNPADDWVDGSWTVDCSCGVTFDDGEEMVSCDECSVWVHTRCARYVRGVHTSFSCHKCRRSKRAPSSADEAEVAELLAELPTHRPPPLYRCWAEVPLPARVHVHGLPGGGDGALFRGAPSFSAALWRCTGYVPKRFGFRYCEFPSWADDNDGADALFALAREKPREMADDALIDIEPKKEKHYVRSLSCRGKKLDSDQQAMPPLTKAKRREPDSWKDGCQQSEGCGIQDSIHDDGHTETNMASSDLLTAQTKKKMEESLEPSGEKKSCEQVLEALSKDGKKVPKKLEVSSGVQTTSSMVEQEVHSGFIGVEVTMYKQQPEGDHTMGSRSGITSSVIRTGDGKPSNGNMIIHAGPIKVQDMQGVQKQPNQTSNLQVVAGVPDLLIGQSKPQTIKTEPSFQENKTAHSVELVSDDHESNKQGLGEAAVFSIVQKDSSKSTYGSECHEHPQSETQNPRHTVAENPNSTLGSAKVCTSFSGSISIPPELSHSLASKEPSSGNSDCSKKEELVSPTVSKHDSVKFSEDSSQEVTRYSEKVQLKGSPPSAPKSSQASRIHVSTVKNRLPVPKEQSQKIALTGGTSARSFHGEVPSLQSRNKAVASSSSQKKDKIHQRIINVTQDSSNNSASTELRASDSAAPLSDEQLALLLHQQLNSSPRVPRVPRCHQAAGAQMLHPTGASVFSKRYSSHGGRDHAAVIKKRNRDDSLKDSEDTKRTEKRHRVSSTEHAPVKDSCRSAENIASEQKNRGICSTGANTGLAKDDLMDTIVSHNLPGLIDEIISKDRNITYGELCDAIHQHFRDSRKSNGGDSVYRSYVDAINDCLRKRREWAHLVDQASKMNSNKRQKGENNSLLADVLEAENMRTGPERDSDGSADLHRDDQPRGKWKGRKRRRLELKGRRVRDTRKRSSIDSSSEDAAATLSDSSSDRNNNPMDDKNKEDNSVAPEIGGYIDAKGADSSS; this comes from the exons ATGAAGGGCGGCCGCCTGCACCGCCCGGAGCCGCCGCAGACCCATCCCGCcatgccgccggcggcggcggcccccaTCCCCGCCCCTAACCCCGCCGATGACTGGGTGGACGGCTCGTGGACGGTGGATTGCTCCTGCGGCGTCACGTTCGACGACGGCGAGGAGATGGTCAGCTGCGACGAGTGCAGCGTGTGGGTGCACACGCGGTGCGCGCGCTACGTCCGCGGCGTCCACACCTCCTTCTCCTGCCACAAATGCCGGAGGTCCAAGCGCGCCCCTTCCTCCGCCGACGAGGCCGAAGTTGCCGAGCTCCTCGCCGAGCTGCCCACCCACCGCCCGCCCCCGCTGTACCGCTGCTGGGCCGAGGTCCCGCTCCCCGCCCGCGTCCACGTCCACGGGCTTCCCGGCGGGGGCGACGGCGCTCTGTTCCGCGGCGCCCCGTCCTTTTCCGCCGCCCTGTGGCGCTGCACGGGCTACGTCCCCAAGAGATTTGGCTTCCGCTACTGCGAGTTCCCGTCCTGGGCCGACGATAATGATGGGGCTGATGCTCTTTTTGCGCTGGCCAGAGAGAAGCCCAGGGAGATGGCGGATGATGCTTTGATAGACATTGAACCGAAGAAGGAGAAGCATTACGTCCGAAGCCTGAGTTGTCGTGGCAAGAAACTTGATAGCGATCAGCAAGCAATGCCTCCTCTAACCAAGGCTAAGAGGAGAG AGCCTGATAGTTGGAAGGATGGGTGTCAGCAGAGTGAGGGCTGTGGGATACAGGATTCCATTCATGATGATGGTCACACTGAAACTAATATGGCCAGTTCTGATTTGCTAACTGCTCAAACCAAGAAGAAGATGGAGGAATCCTTGGAGCCAAGTGGGGAGAAGAAAAGCTGTGAGCAAGTTCTTGAGGCTCTGAGCAAGGATGGCAAAAAGGTGCCCAAGAAGTTGGAGGTCTCATCTGGAGTTCAAACTACATCATCTATGGTGGAACAAGAAGTGCACTCAGGGTTTATTGGAGTAGAG GTTACAATGTATAAGCAACAGCCAGAAGGGGATCACACTATGGGCTCAAGGTCTGGCATAACAAGTTCAG TTATCAGAACAGGTGATGGCAAACCATCTAATGGAAATATGATAATCCATGCAGGTCCTATCAAAGTGCAAGACATGCAGGGCGTTCAAAAGCAACCAAATCAAACTTCAAATCTGCAGGTTGTTGCTGGTGTACCAGATTTACTTATTGGTCAGTCAAAACCACAGACTATTAAAACTGAGCCTAGTTTTCAGGAAAACAAGACAGCTCACTCTGTCGAGTTAGTGAGTGATGaccatgaaagcaataagcaaggTCTAGGGGAAGCTGCAGTTTTTTCAATCGTCCAAAAAGATTCATCCAAATCAACATATGGTTCAGAATGCCATGAACATCCGCAATCTGAAACACAAAATCCGAGGCACACAGTTGCTGAGAATCCTAACTCAACTTTGGGTTCTGCAAAAGTTTGTACATCCTTTTCTGGTTCTATCTCTATACCACCTGAGTTATCACACTCTTTGGCGTCTAAAGAACCGTCATCAGGGAATAGTGATTGTTCAAAGAAAGAGGAGTTGGTCTCACCAACTGTCAGCAAACATGATTCCGTGAAATTTTCTGAAGATAGTTCCCAGGAAGTGACAAGGTACTCTGAGAAAGTTCAACTAAAAGGCTCACCGCCTTCTGCTCCAAAATCATCTCAAGCTAGTAGAATACATGTGTCTACAGTCAAAAATAGATTACCCGTGCCAAAGGAGCAATCACAGAAGATAGCCCTCACTGGAGGCACCTCAGCAAGATCATTCCATGGAGAAGTGCCATCACTTCAGTCTCGTAATAAGGCAGTAGCTTCTAGTTCTTCCCAGAAAAAGGACAAGATCCACCAGCGCATCATTAATGTCACACAAGATAGTTCCAATAATTCAGCATCAACTGAGCTGCGTGCATCTGATTCGGCTGCCCCATTGAGCGATGAACAG CTTGCATTATTGTTGCATCAACAATTGAACAGCTCCCCCAGAGTACCGAGGGTGCCACGTTGCCATCAAGCAGCTGGTGCACAGATGCTTCATCCAACTGGAGCTTCTGTTTTTTCTAAGCGGTATTCATCACATGGAGGAAGGGATCATGCAGCG GTTATAAAAAAGAGAAATAGAGATGATTCATTAAAAGATAGCGAGGACACCAAGAGGACAGAAAAAAGACATAGAGTTTCTAGCACAGAGCATGCTCCTGTGAAAGACTCATGCAGATCAGCTGAAAATATAGCATCAGAACAGAAAAATCGTGGCATATGTTCAACTGGTGCCAACACTGGTTTAGCAAAGGATGATTTGATGGATACTATTGTTTCACACAATTTACCTG GATTGATTGATGAAATTATCAGTAAAGACAGGAATATAACATATGGGGAACTCTGTGACGCTATCCATCAG CATTTCAGGGATTCAAGGAAATCCAATGGGGGAGATTCTGTGTATCGCAGCTATGTGGATGCCATCAACGACTGTCTAAGGAAGAGGAGGGAATGGGCTCACCTTGTTGACCAAGCTTCAAAG ATGAATTCAAATAAGCGGCAAAAAGGGGAAAATAACTCATTGTTGGCTGACGTACTGGAAGCAGAGAACATGAGAACCGGACCTGAAAGGGATTCAGACGGGAGTGCTGATTTGCATCGGGATGACCAGCCTAGGGGCAAATGGAAGGGTCGGAAACGCAGGCGACTTGAGCTCAAAGGTAGGAGAGTCAGGGATACAAGGAAGAGATCCAGCATTGATTCTTCCTCAGAAGATGCTGCTGCCACCTTGTCTGATTCCAGTAGTGACAGAAATAATAACCCCATGGATGACAAAAACAAAGAAGATAATTCTGTTGCCCCAGAAATTGGTGGTTACATAGACGCTAAGGGTGCAGATTCAAGTTCATAG